Within Coriobacteriia bacterium, the genomic segment CATGGGGTCGGCGGGTGCAGGCGATATAACGAAGATCCCGTACTGCGGCATTTCGTCCTCCTCGGTTGGGCTGTGGGGTCTACGTACCCAAGCGAATGCGCGGTCTGCAGGCAGGCCCGACGAGTTGCCGCGCTGACAGCCGCATCGAGCGGACGCCGCGAGCGCTATCCTGATGCAAGCGCCTGAGCGCCGCTCATGCGCGGCACGGCGGACAGGGTCGAGCACTCGTTACCGCTTGCAACCGGGAGAACCCAATTGGATCACGCTCGACTCCTGCTACTGGCTCCGGTCCTGCTCGTCTATCTCGGCTTCCGGGTCAGGGCGGGCATGCGCATGCGCGATGCAGCCCTGTGGGCCCTGCTCGGCGTCTATGCCCTCTGGGCAGCGGGCTTGTTGTTCTTTCCCTGGGTGATCGATCCCGTTTTGCGCGAGTCACACCGGGTCGACTCGATGCGCTACTGGGTCAACTTGGTGCCATTCGCCACGATCTGGCCCCAACTCCACGGCGCCGGCTCGTCCCCGCTCCGGCAGCTTGTGGGCAACTGCGGGCTGCTCTTCCCCCTCGGGCTGCTCGGACCGCTCGTCATGCCGTCGCTTCGCAGGGCCGGGCGCCTGGCCCTGGTCGCCCTCGCGGTGTCCGTCGGGATCGAACTCTTGCAGTTCGCCGGAACGCTTTCGCACTTACTTCTGCGTTCCGCCGACGTCGACGATGTGATCCTGAACGTCGCCGGCGCGCTACTCGGCTGGCTTGTGTGGGCGGCGTGCTCGGCCTTGTGGCGGCGCATCGATTCGGGGTTCGCAGACGACGAGGGCGCACGCGATCCGTCCAACTAGCGCATCGAGCGGACGCCGCGAGCGCTATCCTGATGCAAGCGCCTGAGCGCCGCTCATGCGCAACACGTGACCTACGGCCATGGAAGTGAGATGGAAGGCGCAGTGCAAGAGCCTCGGCCAGATGCCTTGGCGTTCGTCGGAGAGGGCGAGCTGCGCCCAGACTTCAACCGGGTGAACTGGGCTGCCACCGCTTTCGCCCCCTTCTGGTCGCTGGGCTACGGCCCCGCACCTTGGGGTCGCATCATCTGGGCCGTGCTGCTGGTGCCGCTCGTCGTCGAGAACGTGGTCCTGCTGTTCATCGGGGTCCCGCAGTTCGACGTCGTCCGACATGTTGTGGACGCGATGTACTCGGTCGTCATCCCAGTTCTCGCCGCCTACTACGGCTACAACGTTGATCGTTGGCTGTGGGGCCGCGAGCACCAGCGGATCGTCGAATACCCGGACCTTCCGGCGAAACTGATCCCGCTCAACAAGTACCGGCGGTCCCGACTCTTCTGGACGCGAATCTGGCTCGGGCTACTTGCCCTCGGCTTGGTTGCGGACACCGCGCTGCTGGTGACTCGGGCAGCCACTTGGCGCGACCTGACTCCGTCCCTTGGGTTCGTCGTGCTGGCAATCCTGCTTGCGCTGGACGTCAGGCGTCGCCGGCAGCCGGCGTAGCCGACGAGCGCATCGAGCGGACGCCGCGAGCCCTATCCTGATGCAAGCGCCTCAGCGCTGCTCATGCGCAACACGTTGGAACGGACCGAAAGGCCGCGACCTTGGATCTTGCGCGGGCGTTTCAGCGGGTCGGTCTGGCGCTGCTCTGCATCGGCGTTGCGTTGCGCTTCACGAATCCCGCGCGACGTGGGCCGTGGCGCACTCTCGCGTTCTTGGGGGCCACGACCGCCCTGCTCGGAGCCATCCTTTCTCCGGCTTGGCGAACCCTCTGGCTGGTTCAGAATCCCACCGCGGCCGTCGGTCTGCTCGCCGGTGTCGCCGCGCCCTTCCTGCTTGCCCTAGCGCTCACCTTAGCTTGGCGCTGGGCGCAGAGTCGCAGGCGGAGGCCATAGGCCTTCTGCGGCACCTGTGCAACCTGAGTCATCGCGGGTTAGTACTCGCCTTTGATCACGAAGAACGAGCCCCGGATCGTCCCGGCGAGCTTTGACTTCTGTCGGGCGAACTTGAACTTGCCCTCCAGCTCCTCGGGGACCTCCATCCCCTCTGAGAGCTTGAAGCCGACGGCGCGCTTCTTGGGATCATCGATCGAGTACATGACGTTGACCG encodes:
- a CDS encoding VanZ family protein, translating into MDHARLLLLAPVLLVYLGFRVRAGMRMRDAALWALLGVYALWAAGLLFFPWVIDPVLRESHRVDSMRYWVNLVPFATIWPQLHGAGSSPLRQLVGNCGLLFPLGLLGPLVMPSLRRAGRLALVALAVSVGIELLQFAGTLSHLLLRSADVDDVILNVAGALLGWLVWAACSALWRRIDSGFADDEGARDPSN